The window ACAAAACTAGAGTCTTTTGTCTGAGCCAGAACAAAGATATTTGCATACCCTAAACAAGGCTTAAAAAAAACTGCATTCCCATGACATGACCCCAatattctcagtcttctttgtgaCAACTTCACTTCCTTTTATAGATCCACAACTTCATCCCTTTACCCACAGAGCTCACAAACTTTCCATCCTGTGTGAGCCTTGTTCATGTTTTCCTAGAAATCTCCTGTTAGGGATTCACCATGTTGAAGGCCTTCCCAGATTCTTTTAATATCTTAGGGGACTAGTATAAcacttggtctctctctctctctctctctctctgatatgACCAGGATACTTCCTTTCCAATGTATAGAACTTTTAGATGTCTTCCCTACCATTCTCCAACAAAAATCATTGCTGGTAATATGTTGCAACCTGTTAATACAAattctgttctttccattgacttTTGGGTTACTTatgattttgattcttctgagattatgATCCACAATAGAGCATCAACAGgaggcatggtcagacctgtacttaggaaaatcagtttgaaagctgagaagaggatggattgaaTAGGGAGAAGACACAATGCAGGGTCTTGAACATAGTAGccctaaataaatgttgaatttagTTCATTAGGCAAATATTGGCCTTAAAGGGAGGAGTTTTTGTGGCAAGAAGCATTTGGGGATCATTGTGATGGATCAACCTGAATTTGGGTAATCCATCAAAATACCTATGTAATAGGGaattttgttcttcttgtttgCTTGATGGTAGAAGCAAGGCacagtgggagggagaaagggtggttcttcatttgaaaaaaaaaatgaatgcaaagaATACCCTATGTGCCACCTTGGAAGGAAGAATTTTCTGGTACTAAAAAGAATTTCTATAATCTTGTACCTCCTTGTGTTGCTCCCTAGGGGGCTGTCTAGTCCCCAGCTCTTATGAGGGAATTCCCCAAATTAAAATAAGCCCAGCCCTAGCCTGACAGcgtggaggaaaagaagggagaacttTAAAATATACTAGCATTTTTATGTTGGTTGGAAAGAACATTCAAATGACATGCATAAGGTTGTATGAATGGCTATCCATTATATTTACAATATAAACATCTGGCACTGTTGGTCAGCACAACTGGGCACATCGTAAAAACACATACACAGCAAATCCTGCTTCCTGAGTTCAGTGGGCCTGCAGTGGTTCCCCACCTTTAAAATTGCAGAGTAATCCTCTTATCACAAGTCTCTGGGCCAGTTAAGGAGTTCAGACAAGAGTAGAGGGGTAGTACCCCTGGATTCTGGGGAGAGGTGTTCAAACATGGATAGGGAGCTGGCAGGAGAAGAGGTGTTGAAGAAAGAGTGGGAAAGGAGGCATCTGACTTCAGCCTTTACAATCTGAACTGGTCCCCTCGACCCCACCCCCGGGGTCCCCATTCCCTCgtccctgccctgcccctcccaggCGTCTAGTAGTTCGTAGCTCCATGGTTCCCTCGTGGGAACGACCTCCCCCTCGTGCCTCCCCGGAGCCCTCGAAGATTCGGGTGAGGAAGCGGGGTCCAGCCCGGGGCAAAAGGTCCCCAGCAGCAAAGACGTAGAGAATGGGGTTGACGCTGGAGCTGAAGAAAGCCAAAGCTGTGGCTCCGGCCCTGGCCGCCTGGCCTGCCCCTCCGAGCCGCGCCAGGGAGCCATCAGAAGGTGCCAAGGCGGCCGCTGCTTGCAGCAGGTTGACAGCGTGGTAGGGAGCCCAGAGCAAGCCGAAAGCCAGCACGATGGCGCTCACCAGACGGCCTGCGCGCACGCCCTGCCTCCCGGCCCCCCAGCGCCCGCTCCGCAGCCGGGCCAGAGTCACTCCGTAGCAGCCCACTACCAACCCGAAAGGTAGCACGAAAGCCGTCAGGGTTTCCAGGGCCAGGTGGGCCGCGGCCTCGGCAGGTGAAGAGTGGCACAGCTGGCACACGCTGCCCCCCCACAGGTGTCGGTAGGTGGCTGCGGGCAGCGCCAGGAGCAGTGCAGCTACCCAGACGCCAAGCAACAGGCGTCGGGCAAGCGCCGGGCTGCGCAGGGTAGGAGCCAGGAAGGGACGGGTGACGGCCAGGCAGCGCTGCAGGCTGAGCAGGGCGGTGAGCATGACACTGGCGTACATACTGACTGCGCACACGTAGTACACGGCTTTGCAGCCCGTGGGGCCCAGGGGCCAAGCCTGGCCCGTCAGAAAAGCCACGAAGAGTGGGGTGAGCAGAAGGACCGCGCCGTCGGCCAGGGCCAGATGCAGCACCAGGGTGGCCGCCAGGGGCCTTCCCCGCGCTGGCTTCCAGCCCGCCAGACTCCACACCACGAAGCCGTTGCCGGGCAGCCCCAGCAGAGCGGCCAGCAGCAAGAACACGGTGCCCGTGGCCCGCGAGGCTGGGGAGCTCAGGAGAGTCTCATTGCCCGGGGGCCGGAGGCAGAACAGCGTCATcctgggaggagggggggaagggagagtggaaAAAATGGGGACTGTATGGAAGAGATCAGGAGTGCCAGGATTGGGGCCAAACATCTCCCCTGCTGTCTCTCGTTCTTCTTGCCACGATACTACCTTTGCCCACCCTTGGGACACTTCTCCCTTGGAACTCAGAGGTCTTCCACTCTCGGATCCCCTTCTATAACTTTAGTCCTTCGGACCAGCCCTGCCCACAGTCTCCAGCGGCTTCCCACTTCTCATTCTCGTTCCCTTTCCTAGAACCCAGGTGATCTACCTTCCACCCCACCGCCCAAGCCTTGGCACCCTCCCAGCCCAAGAAACTCGTGCTCTCTTCTTAGAACCCAATCGTCCTGTGCTTCCCAGAACCCCAACTCGAGTGCCGGATCACAGGAGATTTgaccctttcccccctcctctgcTCAGTCTCTCCCCCTTAATCCAAGCCCCCTCCGCGGGTGAAAGTGGGGAGGTTATGCTGTGAAAAAGGGAGCGAGCTGGAAGACTCACCCGGCGGAGAGAGCAATGCTGGGAGGGCGAAACTAGGTgaccccaggaaaaaaaaaagcgaaAGGTGACCAAGGGGGACTGCTCAGGTGGCCAGTCAGGTACTAGGCCTGTCGGGTTCTCCAGGGTTGGGGCTGAGACAGGTGGGAAGTTCTGGAAGCACGGGTGGAGCTCGTCCCTGAGCCTATCCTGCTGCCCCTCCCTACCCTGAACTTCGGCGAGTCTAGGCGTGAAAAAGGGCTCCGCCTCCCCCAGGAAACAGGATAAACTGAGGGGGTGCTGATAAAGTTCTTTGGTCAGGGATGTGTGAATAGAGTGTCTCATTGCTTGTCCTCTCCAGCTCTCCCCCTTAAATGCCCTGGCTTCTGCCTCcacttccctccccgcccccatccaTACCTCTGTGCATTCCTTAGTTTTTACATCTCCTTTctgtgtggggaggggagggaagcaagACAGAAAAGGGAATCCAAATCCATTCTCCTACTTCGGCCTCCTAATCTCAGCCTCCCTGTTTTCCCATGCCATTGTTCTCCAATTCCCAGACTGTGACCTGTCTCCTAATCTTCAATTCTCTGGATCAGGCTCTTGTAAAATCaaccaattcagttcaattcaaccaacacttactaagtgcctaccatgtacaaACCTTTGTTTTACAGTCCGtggaagatattttaaaaggatatatAAAACATGGTACCTGGCCTCACAGAGCTACAAATCTATTTTGTGAAACAAGACATACCCGACTTAATTCTTGTGTCATCACTGAGATCAAGTGTTTTACCAATGGAGAGAGATTTTATTTTAGGATGGGaaagaaggtggtacttgaattAGACTTTGAAGAATGGATAGGATTCAGATAAAGTAGACAGGAGGGGGAAGACATACCTAGAATGGGACAGTGAGCAAatggaagagacagagagcagtCTAGTTTGgcatttatgtgagaaaatttggGATTAGATATTCAACTCAACATTTATCAAGGGCCTATGTAGTATCttagagaaagggacagagaggatTCCTACGCCTCTCTTGGGTCATAAGAtttattttgttggggtttttttgtttgtttgtttttgcagggcaatgggggttaagtgacttgcccagggtcacacagctagtaagtgtcaagtgtctgaggccggatttgaactcaggtactcctgaatccagggccggtgctttatccacttcaccacctagccgcccctcggGTCATAAGATTTAACTAGCACAACACCCTCATgttctaaatgaggaaacaaggCCCTGAAAAAGTGAAGTGAGTTGGCCAAGGTGGTAAACAGagtagctaggatttgaatccaggtctcctgatgcCTAATCCAAGTACACATTGACATGAGAAAGTTTGGAAGTAAAAGGGAGTAAGCTCAGATCCTGAGGAACAGATTTTAGGGAGAATTACTTATGCCTGGTGtgatctccattttttttttaacctcctggCTTCACCagcttcaagactcagttcaaatccctcctccaagaaaatttttctctcctcctctctcaatTCCACCCTCCCCATACCCCaaccctcaccctcacccccaagtgttttctctctgttgttatgtcatgtctgacttttcatggcaaagatactggagtggtttaccatttccttttccagatcattttaaagatgagaaaactgaagcaaagtgaagttacttgcccagagtcacactgctagtaagtgtctgtggccagatttgaattcaggaaatcttcctgaattcaggtcctgtgctctatccactgggccacctagctttcccaagtttttccctctgagattacctccaatctATCCTATGCATgtattgtttgtacataattgtttgcatattgtctctcccattagaatgtgagctccctgaagtcagggactggttttgcctttctctgtatccacaACAGCCTTAGCAGATTGTAAGTACTCTTGTAGACAGGCTGATATTACAGAAATCAGGAGCCTTGGCATTTTGACTTTCCTAAAAACATGCAATCAATGGCAAATTTTTCTATTCTCATTAGATACCTATCtcatgttaggggcagctaggtgatgaattggatagaatgctaggcctagagtcagggagacatcttcttgagttcatatctggcctcagacatttactatccgtgtgaccctgggaaagtcacttaaccctgtttgcctcagtttcctcatctgcaaaatgagctggagaaggaaatggcaaaccactccactatctttgccaagaaaacctcaaatgaggtcagatacaactgaaaaaatggcttaacaaattgCTTCTATTGCCCTAGTCTGTAGACTTCTCAAATTGCAGGCCTGATTTCTCCATCccacttttcctttaaaaagtgtAGTTTTTAACTTTTCCAGCAGATGGAAGCAAACCCCACAACAAACAGAAGGCCATTAGTGGGGAAGAGTAGGTTGGGGGCCCAGCAGGATCACTGGGCCTCTAAAGAAACATATATAAACACCATGAAATCACCACATTCCCTTTACACAATTCCCTCTTACTCTCAGTGGCTCCCCCTCCCATTTTAGCTCAAGGACATCAGGGTCCCACCAGACCTGGTTCCTCCACCAACTCCCCCCAGGCCccaccccttttctcttcccccaagTCCCAGCCCTCTTAGACTTTGACCTACTTCCTGTCCAGGCATGGGGGCCAGAGTCCGACCCTGACTCATTCCCCACAACCTCTTCTGGTGCTTAAACCCCAGGCCTGGTCACAGAAATCAACAACTCTGCTGAGAGTCAGACCAGACCCAAGTTCTGAACCAGATCGTCAAGAGAAGACTCCTCCTTAGAGAAAACTATAGGAGAGAGTGGTTCTACCACCACCTCACCTGGTCATGGAATACACCAAAGCCAAGGACTATATCTCATCCTTGAACCCTACTTCCTTACTCAGGTCGGTCCTTTCCTattatctcttctcttcttccttcccccaacaTCAGCTGAAGAAAATATGGGGTATTAGCTGGACTATGGGCTAAACCTCCGGTACACCTTCAGGCCCATCCCAGGCATGCTACCCATGAGTATCCCTCCCACCCAGCATCATCTCTTCCCACCTTATATTTCTATAGTGGTTATATGCCCCACTCACAACCTCTCAAGTTGTCCATCCACCCACTAtgatattttcatcttttgttttataaACCTACCTCAAAACCATCTCTCCCACTTCCCCCTCACCTCCAACCTCTTttctgtgctgaccacttctgacATTTTCCCTTGACGCCAAGGTCAGTATCCAGTGTGGGTTCTGAGTTTGGTCGCCGGGTCTGGGCTGCAGCCCCCCCACCGCAACGTCCTTTTCGTGTCTGTGATCATAAACGGGCCACTAGAAAAGGTTTGACGGCTTCTACCCGCCAAGAACTACTAGACAAGGTGAGTAGGGCCTTAGCCACCTTCGTTCTCATCCATAGATTTGGGTCCTTTGGTCAAAGAATGGTGAGAACATAAAATTAGTACAGTAAAAAGGACTCATACACAACCATACTCTCCATTATAGAGAGATAATGGATTTGGGGTGCTGAATGAgaaatattcacacacacacatacatgtatatgtgtgtgtatatatgtacatgtatgtatgtatacatatatatacacacacacacacatatatattatgttcAGCCATTTGGTTTATTTTGCCTGataatgtatatttgttacaggaaatttgttgttgtttttttccccaatggaatCAGGAGTAGAAGGGAGAtgaatttctgttattttttttttaatagaaaggtgggaagggatGCTATGGATGTGAAATGTTGCATGAACTCTCAACTTTCAGTATATTATTAGTTTCACTTAACTGTTTTACTTGGTTACAAGAAGGAgtacaaaatatcaataaaactgaaaagagaaatatattaataacataaaagatttaaaaaagacaaaatatgaaaGTGAGGGGTATGAAACACAGGGTAGGTTGTCAACTTTTCTTAAGTTTAAGAATCAATCAAATaaccaacaaacacttattaagcaactgtttgccaggcactgcTGACGTTCTATTGTGGGGGAGGggttcagagagggaagagacaacATATACCTATattaaaatactgaataaatacACAATAAATATCACATAGTTAGATACAGGTTAGGGAAAGCACAAGTAGTTggtgggatcaggaagagtttcatgtagaagctgctgcTCAAGCTGAATCTTGAGTGAAGGTGAAAAGAGGTTGCGTTGCAGGCATGGAGGATGACCAACAAAGGTATGGCAACGTGAGATTGACTGTACTGTGTGAGGGATGACCAAGAGAAATCCACTTTGGCTGGACTATTAAGagtaggaagggggcagctaggtggtgcagtgcatagagcaccaaccctggattcagggggacctgagttcaaatctgacctcaaacatgtgacacttactagctgtgtgatcctgggcaagtcagttaaccccaattgcctcacacacacaaaaaaaaaaggcttaagaGTAGGAAGgtagagagggtgggagaaaaatttggaaccaaaaatcctatgaaaacaaatgttgaaaactatctttacatgtaattggaaaataataaaatacttaaaaaaaaagagtaggaaggGTAATAATGTATAGTGAAGCGGGAAAAGATAGGCTGGAACCCTCTTGTAAAgggttttgtgttgttgttttttgtttttgttttttgtaaagggttttaaaagaaGTGTTTATctcatttcctctccctttttgttATATCCTAAGTGGCTACCTAGTTTCAGTTCTCATGAGGGATTTTCTCAAGCTAAGATAGTTCAACCTCAGACTATTGATGTGGGATTTATAATCAAatgaaggagtttatattttatccctgAGGCAGTAGAGAACCACTGATGTTTACTGAGTAGGAGAGTAACATAGTCTGATCTGTACTTAAAGAAAAACACTTTGGTCAACTGTGTGGAAGCTAgattggagtgaggagggagtgagTAAGGACATCAGTTAGGAGTCTGATAGTAGTCTAGCAGAGAGATGATGCAAGTCTAAACTAAGGTGTAAGGAATGAGGAGATGGAAACAAGTGTTGAGGTGGAAATAGAGAGATTTGGCAGCTGCTCGAAAATGTAAGGTGAGGGGGAAAGGGTCAAGGATAACAACAAAGTTATAAGAGTGGTGGTGCActtaacagaaacagaaaaaaattggcaaaagaGGTAAGTCTGTGGGGATGGAGTggaggaaaggtaatgagttctacattgagtttgaaatgtctatgggacatccagtttgaaatggcAACTGGTGATGTGGGAGTAAAGGTCAGGAGAAACTGGGTATTGGATGACCTGTGAATCAGTCAAACAGATAAggtaattaaacccatgggagctgatgaggtcagagaaagagagggagggagggggagagagacagagagagacagagtagtagaaaggggagagagagaagaagggagagaggaaagaaaaggagaagaaagaaatgagaagagagaaaggagagagacagaaaagagagtgGAACCAAGACAAAATCTTGGGATATATTAATGATGCGCCAGCAAAAGTGAGCCAGAAGTGAGAAGTCGCTAAAACCCAGCAAAAGCATTCAGGAAGAAAGGGTGCTTAACAGTATCAAATAGgaaagaggtcaagaaaaatgaaacctCAGAATAGGCCATcaggatttgacaattaagagaactttggtgactttggagagagaggTCTCAGTTGATTAACAAGGTTGGAAGCCAGGTTGCAAAGAGAAACCTAAAGCAAGAGACACTGTTGCCATGAATTAGGTATCAGAGATCATCTAgagtctagcttcttaaactgttggtcaaacctaaatggggtctcataactgaatgtggggactgtgaaaattttggcaacagtaaaaggttatgtatacctattttatatacctatatacctggggttgcataaaaatttctcagggaaaAAGGGATTGTGAGTGGAAAGTTTAAGCAGCCCTGGTCTAtaccaatctccttattttaacgatgaagaaacagaaatcagaaaggttgttacttgcctaaagtcacatggaTTTTAAGGGACAGTctaaacttgaacccagatcctttggcTCTCAAACAAGAGCTCCTCCACTGTACTATGTTGCCTCTCCAAACTGAATTGGGGACTATCATGTTCTTCTgttatgtccaactttttgtgaccctatttggagttttcttggcaaagatattggagtggtttgtcatttccttctccacttatTTTacaatgggaaactgaggcaaacagggttaaaagacttgaccaaggtcatacagctagtaagtgtctgaggctgggatttgaactctggtattcaTGACTTCAGGCTCTTTGTGCTACCTAGCTCCTCCTATCACGTTCAGTGGCAGATAGCCAGCAAGGTAACCTCCAGAgcagtggtgtc is drawn from Dromiciops gliroides isolate mDroGli1 chromosome 2, mDroGli1.pri, whole genome shotgun sequence and contains these coding sequences:
- the LTB4R2 gene encoding LOW QUALITY PROTEIN: leukotriene B4 receptor 2 (The sequence of the model RefSeq protein was modified relative to this genomic sequence to represent the inferred CDS: inserted 2 bases in 1 codon; deleted 1 base in 1 codon; substituted 2 bases at 2 genomic stop codons), whose translation is MHRGMDGGGEGSGGRSQGIXGGELERTSNETLYSHIPDQRTLSAPPQFILFPGGGGAXFFTPRLAEVQGREGQQDRLRDELHPCFQNFPPVSAPTLENPTGLVPDWPPEQSPLVTFRFFFSGVTXFRPPSIALSAGMTLFCLRPPGNETLLSSPASRATGTVFLLLAALLGLPGNGFVVWSLAGWKPARGRPLAATLVLHLALADGAVLLLTPLFVAFLTGQAWPLGPTGCKAVYYVCAVSMYASVMLTALLSLQRCLAVTRPFLAPTLRSPALARRLLLGVWVAALLLALPAATYRHLWGGSVCQLCHSSPAEAAAHLALETLTAFVLPFGLVVGCYGVTLARLRSGRWGAGRQGVRAGRLVSAIVLAFGLLWAPYHAVNLLQAAAALAPSDGSLARLGGAGQAARAGATALAFFSSSVNPILYVFAAGDLLPRAGPRFLTRIFEGSGEARGGGRSHEGTMELRTTRRLGGAGQGRGNGDPGGGVEGTSSDCKG